CGCCGCCGCCTGGGAAGGCGCGCAGGAGGCCGACGCGATCCTGCTGGTGGTCGACGCAGTGAAGCTGCGCCGCCACGAACTGGCGCCTTTGCTGGAATCGCTCAAGCACCGCCCGGAGCGCAAGCTGCTGGTGCTCAACAAGGTCGATGCCAGCGTCAAGGAAAAGCTCCTCGAACTGGCGCAGGAATTCGCCGCCGACTCCATGTTCGACGAAGTGTTCTTCGTCTCCGCGCTGACCGGCGACGGCGTGCCCCAGCTCAAGTCCTGGCTCGCCAAGCTGATGCCGGAAAGCCCGTGGCACTATCCCGAAGACCAGGTTTCCGACGCCAGCGAGCGTCTGCTGGCCTGCGAAATCACCCGCGAGCAGATATATCGCCAGCTCCATGACGAGCTGCCTTACGATGCCGCCGTGCGCCCCGAAAGCTACACCCCGCGCAAGGACGGCTCGGTAGAGATCCGCCAGCAGATCGTCGTCGCCCGCGAAAGCCAGAAGGCGATCGTGCTGGGCAAGCGCGGCGCCAAGATCAAGACCATCGGCGAAGCGGCCCGTACCGAACTGGCCGCGGTGCTCGGCCATCCGGTCCACCTGTTCCTCCACGTCAAGGTCGAGGAAAACTGGGCCGATTCCGCCCGCGACATCTACGAAGAAATCAGGCTGGACTGGGTTAAGTGATGACGCCGGTGTTGAGGAATTTTGGCGCAGCGCTGCTGCTGGGCTGCACGGCCGCCTCGATGCCGGCACTCGCCCAACAGGCAACGACAACGGACAAGGCCAAGGCCGCCACGGTCAAAAAGCCGAAGGTCGACAAGCCCAAGGTCGTGAAACCCAAGGGCAAGAAAGGGGCGCCCGCCCCCGTAGAAGCCGTCAAGGTGATCCTCCCCGTCGAGGCGACAAAGCCCGTCGTCATGGAAAGCCTGCTCGACAAGCGCTACGTCGCGATCGGCTCGTCCTTCGCGGCCGGGCCGCAGCTGCCGCCCTCGAAGCCAAGCTGGCCGGCGCGCTGCGGGCAGAGCTTCAACAACTACCCCACGCTGCTGGCGGAACGCTTCGGCGTGGAGCTGATCGACCGCAGCTGCTCGGGCGCCACCACCGAAAACGTGCTTGGCCCGTGGAACGAAGTGCCGCCGCAGATCATCAGCGTCACGCCCGAAACCCGTCTCGTCACCGTGACGATCGGCGGTAACGACCTGTCGTACATCGGCAACCTGTTCTCGGCGACCTGCGCCTTCAACGCCAAGCTGGCTCCGGTTCCAGGCGCCAAGACGCGCGCCTGCGGCGCCGTGCGCGTCCCCACCGAAGCGGACTATGTGCGCGACGAAGCGCAGCTGAACGAGATCGCGCGGCGCATCAAGGCCACCGCCCCGCAGGCCCGCCTCGTCTTCGTGCAGTACTTCAACCCGCTACCCAGGCCCGGCGGCCTGTGCCCGGCAACTCCGGTCAGCGAGACCGACGCCGCCATCGTGCGCGAAATCGGCCGCCGCCTTGTCGAAATCACCGCCCGCGTCGCGGAAGCCCACGGCGTGCCGGCGATCGAGATGAACCTGTCCTCGGCCGCGCATACGCCGTGCGACAAGGAGCCATGGATGATCGGCTCACCTGCCGGCTACGACGGCCGCCAGGGCCTCCAGTGGCATCTCAACAAGGCCGGGATGCAGGCCACCGCCGACGCCATCGCCGCCTGGCTCATCAAGAGCGGCGTCAAGCCGGTCAGGTCGCCGGTCACCGCCGAACCGGGCCTCAACCCGCCCGGGCAGGCCCCCACGATGACCGCACCGAATGCGCCCGCCCCCGCAGTGCCGGTACCCGCGCCGACGGTGAAGGCCCCCGCGAAGCCGACGACCGCCACGAAGCGTTAAAACCCGTCGCAATTCTGCAAACTTGACGCAGTAATCGCCCCCCTTCAGCGAGCGCCCCCGGCGGCCGCACCGAAGAAGGGCTCGCCAGAATGATCGCGCGGATCGCCGCAAAAGCGCATTGGGCGATCCGCCCAGCCGCCGAAAACGCCCTGCGCCTTGGCTCGCTGGCACTCTACCTGCCGGCCGCCTTCGCGCTGCGGCTGGTGATGCTGGGCAAGCCAGCGTTCCAGTCTGACGAACAGTTCTACCTCCTCGTCGGCCAGCGTATGGCGGCAGGCGCCTTGCCCTACGTCGACATATGGGACCGCAAGCCCTGGGGCCTCTTCGCCATCTTCCGGGGGGTGTACGTCTTGCCGTTCGATCCGGTGCTGACCTACCAGTTGCTTGGCCTCGCAAGCTCGGTGCTGACGGCGCTGGTGATCGAACGGATCGCCCGCCGTATCGCGCCGCCCCGCGCCGCGCGCATGGCGGGCCTTGCCTATCTGATCTGGCAGCCGGTGTTCAACGTCGCGCTGGGCCAGTCGCCGGTATTCTACAACCTGCCGGTCGCGCTGGCAGCGCTGATCGTCCTCGATGCGCGCCTGAAGCCCTGCGATCCGCTGCTGGCACGGCGCGGGATGGAGGCGATGCTGCTGATCGGCCTCGCCCTCCAGATCAAATACAGCGCCGTGTTCGAAGGACTGGCGTTCGGCCTCCTCCTCCTCGCCCGGGGCCGGGCTGACGGCTGGACCGCCGCCCGCCTCGCGATGACCGGCACCGCATGGGTCACTGCCGCCCTCGCCCCGACCGGCGCGGTGCTGCTTGGCTATGTCTGGGCGGGCCACGGCGAGGCTTTCGTACAGGCGAACTTCCTGTCGATCCTGGGCCGCTCGACCGACCATGCCGACGCCTTCGCCCAGCTCGGCAAGGAATGCCTGGCGATGATCCCCTTCGCCCTCGCCGTGATCCTTGCTCCCCGGCGCCTGTCCCCCGTTCGCGGCGAGCGGCCCGCGACATTGCCCGACCTGCGCCTCTGGGCATTGGCAAGCATCGGCGGCTTCCTGATCTTCGGCACATGGTACGACCATTACCTCGGCCCGGTTCTGGTCCCCCTCTGTATCCTGGCCGCCCCGGCGCTGGCCCGCACCGCAAAAAGTGAGCGCTGGTACGGCCGCCTGCTGCTGGGCCTTGGTCTGATCGGCGCCATAGCCGTACCTGTCGCCCAGGTGATCGAGCGCGGCACCGCCGCCGAATTCGCCGCCACTACCCGCGCCATCGCTGCCGAACTGCACGGCCGCTGCCTCTATGTGTACGAGGGCGACAGCGCGCTCTACCGCACCACCGGGGCTTGCATCCCAACCCGCTTCGCCTACCCCAGCCACCTCAACGCCATGAACGAAGCCGGCGCGCTGGGCATCTCGCCCGAGGCGGAAGTGCGGCGCATTCTGGCCAGCAGGCCCGGCGTGATCGTGGTTTCGGAAACCGGCCGACCCAACCAGCCAAACGTCGAAACACGCACCTTGGTAACAGCCGCGCTTCACCGTGACTACGAGCGCTATCAGGTCGCCGCGCTGGGTGAGCGGCGCTATGGCCTGTGGCGCCTCAAAAGGCCGCCGCGCCGCTGATCATATCTTGCGGCAATCGTTGCCCGGTCTTCCGCCGGCAAAGCGCGCATCGATCCAGTCGAGTGTTTCCGCCGCACTGTTGCGCGCACTCGCCGCATGGTCGCCGCCGGGGATCGCGATGTAGCGCACCGCCCGGCCCCGAGCGCAGAGCCGACGCGCAAAGTCCCGCGTCGCGTCCGGCGAGACGAGCGGATCGGCCACGCTCTGCGCGATCAGCACAGGCCCCGGAACCTTGCTCGCATCCACGCTGTTCGTGCGTGCCAACCTTGCCCAAGGCTCGATCGTGCCCAGATCTTTGCCCTTAAGGCCGCTTTGCACCGACATGACCCCTAGGATCGTTCCCAATTTCGGCTTTGTGTCGAGTTGCACGCAGTTGTTCTGCGCCAGCCGCGTGACAACGCCTCGGTTGCTGGGGCCGAACACATCGGCAAGCGGCGCGCCGTAGCGTCTGGACCAGGAATAAGTCACGAACGCCGTGAACATGGCCTTCACCGCCGGATTACCCTTGTAGGCAAGGTTGACCAGCAAATCTGTCGGCGGCGCCGCTGCAGCCGCGCCGACAAGCGTAAGATCGGGCGCATAGGCCCGCGCTTCGGCTGCGGTCCAAAGGGTAGCGTGCCCCCCTTGCGATTCGCCCCACAGCGCCAGTCTTTCGCTTGCCCTGGTGCCAGGTATGGCCCGCGCCGCGCGCACGGCATCGAGCACCGAATGGGCCGTCTCGCGCCCGGCAAGGAAGCCGTGGACGCCTTCCGCACCAAGCCCCGGGTAGTCCGCCGCCGCCACGACGTACCCCCGCCGCACCATGTCGGCGAGCGCCGGGGTCGCCTCGAAGAATTTGCTGCTGAGCGAAGGCGCGCACTTGCTGGCGACGCCCCAGGCCCCGTGCTGCCACGCGATCACAGGTCGGCCGCGGGGCGCCGGGGCCTCACGCGGCGCGATGACCATGCCCGTGGCGCGCACCGGGGCGCCATCATCCAGCGTGGTCCAGTACGTGATGCGCCAGGCCTGCATCCCCTCGGGCGGGGCTGCGACGGGATCGGCGGAAATCAACGCACCGGGCCTTGAAGCCTCGGGCCGGCCTGAAACCTGCTGCGCCCACGCTGGGGCCGCAAGGGTCAGGCAGCCCAGCCCCAAAACCAGCGCCAATGCAGGGCGATAGATGCGCGCGGCCATGCTGGGCCTCCTCTCAGTTCTAGGGGAGGCTAACACGCAAGGCCGCCGCACCAAAACGGTTAACGCGCCTTGGCGACACCGATGTTATGCTGCTTCGCCGCGTCCTTGGTCGATTCCTCGGTGCGGTTGAGGGCCTTGGCGATTTCCTTGAGGCCCTTCCCCTTGCCGGCGAGGATCTGCAGCTTCTGCAGTTCCTCGGGCTTCCAGGGCTGCTTGTGCTTGGCTGTCTTGTCGCTCATTCCGCTGCCTCCGCAGGCTTCTTCTTGGCCGGAGCCTTCTTGGCGGCCGTCTTGGTCCCAGCGGCCTTGGGAGCAGCCGCTTTTTTGGCGGCCGGCTTCTTCGCGGGGGCCTTCTTGGCGGGAGCCTTCTTCTTGCCCTTGGCTGGGCCCTTTGCGGCCTTTTCGGTAATGAGCGTCACGGCCTGCTCTTCGGTGATGTCCTCGGGCTTCATGTCGCGCGGCAGCGTAGCGTTGGTTGTGCCGTCGCTGACGTAGGGACCATAACGCCCTTCCATGACCTTCATTTCGCCGCCGCTGACGGGGTGCGCGCCGAACACCTTGAGCGGCTCCGCCTTGGTGCGCGAGGCACCGCCGCGATTTGCCGCATCAGCCAGCATGGAGACCGCCGCGTTCATCCCGGTGTCGAACACCTCGGCAGTGGAGCGCAGCTTGGCATACTTGCCATCATGGGCGAGGTATGGCCCGTAACGTCCTATGCTGGCAGTGATATCCTTGCCGCTTTCCGGGTGCTGGCCGACCGGGCGCGGCAAGCTGAGCAGCTTGATCGCCCATTCCAGATTCAGCTCGTCGATGTCCTTGGGGATCGACGCGCGCTTGGCTTCCTTGCCTTCACCCAGCTGGATGTAGGGACCGAAACGGCCGGTGCGGCGCACGATATCCAGGCCGGTCTCGGGGTCCTGGCCCAGCGCCTCGTCGTCACCGCCGCCATCGGCGCTGCCGCCGGGCTGCGCGAACTTGCGGGTGAACTTGCACTCAGGGTAGTTCGAGCAGGCGATGAAGGCGCCGTAGCGACCGCCGCGCAGCGACAGGCGGCCTGCCTCGCACTTGGGGCAGATGCGCGGGTCGGTGCCGTCTTCCTTGGGCGGGAACAGATAGTCGGAGAGAAATTCGTCGAGCGCCTCGGTTACTTCCGAGGGTTTCTTCTCCATGACCTCGTCGGACTTGGGCTTGAAGTCGCGCCAGAAGTTGGCGAGTAGAACCTTCCATTCCTCGCGGCCGCCCGAGACGTTGTCGAGCTGGTCTTCCATGCCGGCTGTGAAGTCGTAGGCGACATAGCGGTCGAAGAAGCGCTCCAGAAACGAAGTGAGAAGTCGGCCCGATTCTTCTGCAAAGAAACGGTTTTTCTCGGTCCGCACATAGTTGCGGTCCTTAATGACCTGAATCGTCGAGGCATAAGTCGACGGACGGCCGATGCCCAGTTCTTCCAGACGCTTGACGAGGCTTGCCTCGGAAAAGCGCGGCGGCGGCTGGGTGAAGTGCTGCTCGGCGGTGACGTCCTTCTTGGCCGGCATGTCGCCCGCCTTCATGAACGGCAGCAGGCCGGCCTCGTCGTCATCGTCGGACTTGTTGTCGCGGCCTTCCTCGTAGACGGCGAGGAAGCCGGGGAACTTCACCACGGTGCCGGTGGCGCGCAGTTCGTTGCGGCCAGTACCGTCGCGCATCGTGATGGTGGTGCGCTCAAGCGCCGCGGAGGCCATCTGGCTGGCCATCGCGCGCTTGAAGATCAGGTCATAGAGGCGCGCCTCATCGCCCGAGCCAAAGCGGTCCTTGGTGAATTCGGTCGGCCGGATAGCCTCGTGGGCTTCCTGCGCGTTCTTAGCCTTGGTTTCGTAATGGCGCGGCTTTTCAGGGACGTAGTGGCCCGAGAAACGCTCCGCGATCGCCGCGCGTGCGGCCGAAATCGCGCTGGGGTCCATCTGCACGCCGTCGGTACGCATGTAGGTGATCGCGCCCGCCTCATACAAAGACTGCGCCACGCGCATCGCCTGACTGGCCGAGAAGCCCAGCTTGCGCGCGGCCTCCTGCTGCAGGGTCGAAGTGGTGAACGGCGGCTGCGGGTTGCGGCGGTGCGGCTTGGTCTCGACCTGCTCGACCTTGAAGGCGCCGGCCTCGACGGCGGCCTTGGCGCGCATGGCGGTGCCTTCGTCGCCAAGGGTCAGGCGGTCCAGCTTCTGGCCGTCGAAGGTCACCAGCTTGGCGGTGAAGTCAGTGCCGTCATGCGCCATCTGGGCGGCGACGGACCAGTATTCCTGCGCCTTGAACGCCTCGATCTCCCGCTCACGGTCGACGATGAGGCGCAGCGCCACCGACTGGACGCGGCCAGCGGACTTGGCGCCGGGCAGCTTGCGCCACAACACCGGCGAGAGCGTGAAGCCGAACAGGTAGTCGAGCGCGCGGCGGGCAAGGTAGGCGTCGATCAGATCCTGATCCAGCTCGCGCGGCTGGGTCATCGCCTTGGTGACGGTTTCCTTGGTGATCGCGTTGAAGGTGACGCGCTGCACGTCCTTGGGCAGCGCCTTGCGCTTGGCCAGCAGTTCGCGAACGTGCCACGAAATCGCCTCGCCTTCGCGATCAGGGTCAGTCGCGAGGATCAGTCGATCGGCGTCCTTGGCCGCATCCGTGATCGCCTTCACCTGGCGCTGCTTGTCGCCGTACAGCTCCCAATCCATCGCGAATTCCTCGTCCGGGCGGACGGAGCCGTCCTTGGGCGGCAGGTCGCGGACGTGGCCGTAGCTGGCGAGGACCTTGTAGTCCTTGCCCAGATACTTCTCGATGGTCTTGGCCTTGGCAGGCGATTCGACGATTACCAGCTGCATTTCAGACTTTCGTTATGCCTTATACGCGTAGGCGCGTTGTGCTCGTGCACATGCGCCCTTACGCGTGCGCATATGTGTGTACGCATAGGGTGGGAAGCATTGGGGCCGTTCGTCAAGCGCAAGACACGTCCTTTGCTCAGGCGAAAACCGAGGCCATCCGCTCGTCTCGGTCGACCAGCAGTGCGAAGATAGCCACGATGCCGCAGGAAATCAGAGCGGAAAGCCCGTAACTGGCAACGTTGCTGATAAATTCAACGATGTAATGCGCCGCACCGATATTCGCAGTCTCGTCGCTGACCGCAGCGTAAATACCCAGCGGCAGCAGGAGCACGGCAAAAGCCACGCATACGGCGGCGAGAAAACCGACGATGGGCCAAGTGGAACCGCGCGTCAGCCGCCAGCTTTCCCCTAAAGCGGCGAAAACCGCAGAGCCCCGCGCCACGACAAGCGCCCCCGCCAGCGACCACCGCGCCATCAGGATAAGACCGGGCAGGATCAGAAGGACAAGCCCCAGCAATCCCGCGACCGAGGTGATCAACGAGACGGCGGCATAGGCCATGAAGCCCGCGCCCCTGCTCCGAATACCGTCCAGAAGCCCTTCAGTCGCCATCACTTGCCAGAACAGAAAATAGCCCGCGACCGACGAGACCGCCATTTCCGCGCCGATGCCCGGCGTATCGTCTACCGCGAATGACATTGCGCTGGACACCAAGCTCATGCCCAGCGCGAAGGCAGCCAGCGCCGTGCGGCTGCGCCCAGCGATGCCCACGCCGTCCGCGAAAATGTCGCCCACGCGAATTGCCGGTTGGGTAGTCACCGCCGAAGCCCCGTTTCTGCCTGGCCCGAGGCTCTGCGCGAGGCGGTCCCCGTCGTCAA
The DNA window shown above is from Novosphingobium sp. P6W and carries:
- a CDS encoding SGNH/GDSL hydrolase family protein, with amino-acid sequence MTPVLRNFGAALLLGCTAASMPALAQQATTTDKAKAATVKKPKVDKPKVVKPKGKKGAPAPVEAVKVILPVEATKPVVMESLLDKRYVAIGSSFAAGPQLPPSKPSWPARCGQSFNNYPTLLAERFGVELIDRSCSGATTENVLGPWNEVPPQIISVTPETRLVTVTIGGNDLSYIGNLFSATCAFNAKLAPVPGAKTRACGAVRVPTEADYVRDEAQLNEIARRIKATAPQARLVFVQYFNPLPRPGGLCPATPVSETDAAIVREIGRRLVEITARVAEAHGVPAIEMNLSSAAHTPCDKEPWMIGSPAGYDGRQGLQWHLNKAGMQATADAIAAWLIKSGVKPVRSPVTAEPGLNPPGQAPTMTAPNAPAPAVPVPAPTVKAPAKPTTATKR
- the topA gene encoding type I DNA topoisomerase; translation: MQLVIVESPAKAKTIEKYLGKDYKVLASYGHVRDLPPKDGSVRPDEEFAMDWELYGDKQRQVKAITDAAKDADRLILATDPDREGEAISWHVRELLAKRKALPKDVQRVTFNAITKETVTKAMTQPRELDQDLIDAYLARRALDYLFGFTLSPVLWRKLPGAKSAGRVQSVALRLIVDREREIEAFKAQEYWSVAAQMAHDGTDFTAKLVTFDGQKLDRLTLGDEGTAMRAKAAVEAGAFKVEQVETKPHRRNPQPPFTTSTLQQEAARKLGFSASQAMRVAQSLYEAGAITYMRTDGVQMDPSAISAARAAIAERFSGHYVPEKPRHYETKAKNAQEAHEAIRPTEFTKDRFGSGDEARLYDLIFKRAMASQMASAALERTTITMRDGTGRNELRATGTVVKFPGFLAVYEEGRDNKSDDDDEAGLLPFMKAGDMPAKKDVTAEQHFTQPPPRFSEASLVKRLEELGIGRPSTYASTIQVIKDRNYVRTEKNRFFAEESGRLLTSFLERFFDRYVAYDFTAGMEDQLDNVSGGREEWKVLLANFWRDFKPKSDEVMEKKPSEVTEALDEFLSDYLFPPKEDGTDPRICPKCEAGRLSLRGGRYGAFIACSNYPECKFTRKFAQPGGSADGGGDDEALGQDPETGLDIVRRTGRFGPYIQLGEGKEAKRASIPKDIDELNLEWAIKLLSLPRPVGQHPESGKDITASIGRYGPYLAHDGKYAKLRSTAEVFDTGMNAAVSMLADAANRGGASRTKAEPLKVFGAHPVSGGEMKVMEGRYGPYVSDGTTNATLPRDMKPEDITEEQAVTLITEKAAKGPAKGKKKAPAKKAPAKKPAAKKAAAPKAAGTKTAAKKAPAKKKPAEAAE
- a CDS encoding lipase family protein, whose translation is MAARIYRPALALVLGLGCLTLAAPAWAQQVSGRPEASRPGALISADPVAAPPEGMQAWRITYWTTLDDGAPVRATGMVIAPREAPAPRGRPVIAWQHGAWGVASKCAPSLSSKFFEATPALADMVRRGYVVAAADYPGLGAEGVHGFLAGRETAHSVLDAVRAARAIPGTRASERLALWGESQGGHATLWTAAEARAYAPDLTLVGAAAAAPPTDLLVNLAYKGNPAVKAMFTAFVTYSWSRRYGAPLADVFGPSNRGVVTRLAQNNCVQLDTKPKLGTILGVMSVQSGLKGKDLGTIEPWARLARTNSVDASKVPGPVLIAQSVADPLVSPDATRDFARRLCARGRAVRYIAIPGGDHAASARNSAAETLDWIDARFAGGRPGNDCRKI
- the era gene encoding GTPase Era; this encodes MTQHCGLVAVLGAPNAGKSTLVNALVGQKVAITSAKAQTTRARLLGIALEEETQIILADTPGIFEPRRRLDRAMVAAAWEGAQEADAILLVVDAVKLRRHELAPLLESLKHRPERKLLVLNKVDASVKEKLLELAQEFAADSMFDEVFFVSALTGDGVPQLKSWLAKLMPESPWHYPEDQVSDASERLLACEITREQIYRQLHDELPYDAAVRPESYTPRKDGSVEIRQQIVVARESQKAIVLGKRGAKIKTIGEAARTELAAVLGHPVHLFLHVKVEENWADSARDIYEEIRLDWVK